A segment of the Candidatus Sumerlaea chitinivorans genome:
CAGCTTGCTGTGCTGCGAGAATGTTTTGAAAAGTGCGTTGGGGCCTCGCCCTCCAAAAAGGGTTCGAATACCAAGGTTGATGCCGACAAATAACTGGTTCCGAGTACCACTCCGGCGTTTTCGGATCCCACCTACAGAACCGACGAGCTCATGGCGGTGGCGAATTTCTACTTGTCGCGCCACCCGAGAAAAGCAAGGTGTAGCGCAGATGACTCGACTATTGTTTCCAACAACGGATTTCTTGCCGAAGCTGAGTGGTGTGGCGACTGTGGGCTGGGGCCAAGCGGCAGGGTTAGCACGACTGGGCCATGAGGTGCGAGTGGACACCCTCGACTTCGGGCCACTTCCGCCCGCGTTGGAGATTCCGCAAGGATTAGAGATTTGTGCTCACTCCATTCGAACGCGGGCAATTCTGCGCCTTGTTCCCATCGCACAGATGGTCCGACGCGCAATTCGGGAATATCGCCCGGACTGCCTCTACTCGACCACCTATCGGGGCCTCGGACCTGTGCTTGCCCTCATGGCCGGAAAGGCTGGACTTCGGTTCGCGCTCTATATTCACGGAACAGAGCTTTTTACAGAAAACCGCAATCTATTGCGCCGGAAACTCATGGAATACACCTTTGGGCGAGCGTCGCTCTTGCTCACAAACTCAGAGAATACGAAGCGCCTCATCCACGAGTTTTTCCCGCGGATCCAGACTCCAGTTGTCGCGTTACACCCGGGAATAGAGCTCGAGAAATACGACTCCCCTCAGGTTTTTGAGCAGGCAAAAGAACTGCGAGCCCGCTGGCTTGAAACATGTCGGGCATCTAAGGACGCTTTGATATTGCTAACGGCTGCACGTGTCACCCGCGAAAAGGGAATCCATCTTGTTATGGAAGCTCTAGCCTCACTGCACAAAACGCTACCTCGGACCGTTTTGTACATAATTTGTGGAAGCGGTCCAGACTTAGAGGCGCTCAAACGTTTGGCAAAAGAATTGGAAGTCGATCGCTGCACTCTCTTCGAGGGTGCAATTTCTCCTCTTCAACTGCCTGCGAGGTATCGCGCAGCTGACATCTACGTTCAGCCCAGTAATTTCGACAGTTTTGGGATCTCACTGGTTGAAGCCCAGTACTGTGGCCTTCCGTGTGTCGCAACTCGAGTTGGTGGAATTCCAGAGGCTGTGTTGGATGGGCAGAGTGCGCTACTCGTGCCGTTGAACGACCAAGCAGCTCTTCAAAACGCACTTCGAACAGTGATTGAGAACGACGAGTTACGGGCGCGCATGGGTGAGGCTGGGAGAAAGCACGCAGCTCAGTTCTCATGGGACGTTCATGCGCAACGTCTGTCGCAGCTGCTCGAGGCATGGTGCATTCCATCGCTGGAGCGGACTGCACGATGAGCCGAGCGCGATCGCACGCAAAGAACATGATTGCGCTGCTTGCGTCATCTGCCTTTGCGCGAGGGTTAAGCTTAGTTGCATTGGCGATATCCTTTAAGGCGCTTTCGCAGGAGGAGAACGGCGTACTTCAGTTTTGCCTCCGCGCGGGATACTTATTTGCGCTGTTCACAGAGTTTGGGATTCGTGGATATTTGGTCCGCGAGCTGGCACGCGTGCGCGGGAATCACGAGCTGGCACAAGACCTTTTTGCCCGCGTATGGAATGCGCGCCTACTCCTTGTCCTCCCTGTCTTGCTGCTAAATGTCGTTACGCTAAGCTTACTGCAGTACGATGGACGCACGGTTTGGTTGAGTGTGGCCTTATTTGTCTACTACGTGCTGGATAGTTTCGCCATCCTCATCAAGTTTGCGTTCCGGGCCTACGAGCAGATGTGGGTAGACGCCGTATTCTCCACCCTCGGGCGCAGCCTCCTCGTGGCGGGCTTAGTATCGCTGTGGTTCTCGGGCACTCTTACGCTTGAGCGACAGGCCCTCGTGTACATCGCGTCCTCCGGTGTGGAGTTTATCGCGCTTGGGATACTGCTGTGGCGGCGACTCCACCTGAGCCTGTTCGTCCGCTCACACGTTCATGCCATGATGAGCGCCGTGCGAACTTCCATTCCGTTCGCGGTCGTCAACATCATCGGGACCCTGTACCTGAGCACAGGAACTTTTGTCCTTTCGAAACTCTTGGGTGATACGGCGGTGGCCTCTTACAATGCTGCCGCACGCCTTCCAGAGGCAGCTCAGTTTATCCCCACGGCAATAGTGAATGCCCTTATTCCATTCTTGTCTCGCCACCATGCGGATCGAGGCGTCGTGGGGCGTTATTCGCAACTTCTTGTGCGCTACTGCGGCTATGCAGGAGTAGCGCTGGCTGCCGTATTCGTTGCCGAGCCGCTTGGTGTCATCCACCTATTCGCAAAAAAAGAGTACGAACCCGTGGCCTATCTTTTCCGCTATTTTGGTCTGTGGGCCGTCCTCGTGTTTTATCAAATCGTGGGAGCTAACGTGCTCATCTGCCTAAACAGGGAAAAAGTGGTCATGATGCGTGCTCTGCTCGCCCTTATCACAAATGTGGTTTTGAACTTCCTTCTTGTTGAGCATTACGGGTTGGAAGGTTCGGCGATCGCGCTCGTATGTTCGGAGGTGATTTCTTGCGGTCTTTACGCATGGGTTCTGTGGCGCGAGGGGATTCCCATGCGGCTCAGCACACTGCTGGAAATCGGGATTGTGGGCACGCTTATGGCAGGCACCATGCTGGCCCTTCCTAACGAGCTCCCCTCGCTGGGGCGAATGATTGCTGGTCTCGCGGTGGGGGGCGCAGTTGTGGGAGTCCTTGTGATACAGCGCGACGGCCAACTCTTGCGGCGGATTTTCATTGGTGGACAAGCGGATACCTAACTTGTGCATGAAGTTGCCAAAATAAAACCTCGCCACGAAAGTTTAGATTCGTGCACTTCATAGGGTTTGCGGGGCGCGAGTGAAGTCGCAGTGCCAGAATGGACGTCGGTGGGTCGGCACCAGTACGAAGCTCCCACCCACGCACATCCTTCCAGACCCATTGGTGCACAGACACCGGCGGCAGATGGGCAAAGAAAGGAAAAGACGGACAGTGACAGACGGACTGACGATCCATTTCGTGGGAATCGGTGGAATTGGGATGAGCGGAATCGCTCATTTGCTCTTGGAGGCGGGGGAAGCGGTCAGTGGTTCGGACGTGAAAGAATCGCAACAAACACGCGAGCTTGCAGCCAAGGGCGCGCGCATTTACATTGGTCATGCAGCGGAAAACGTTCATGGGGCGCGCGAAGTTGTGGTGAGTAGCGCGATCCGTCCAACCAACCCTGAAATCATCGAGGCGCGCCGTCTCGGTATTCCGATCCGGCATCGCTCAGAAAAACTCGCGGAACTCCTCGACGCCCGTCGAGGAATCACGATCGCAGGGACGCACGGAAAAACCACAACGTCCTCGATGGCTGCCACCCTTTTGGCGACAGCGGGACTCAACCCAAGTTACGCTGTGGGTGGAGTGATCAACACCGCTGATTCAAATGCAGCCGGTGGTGGTAGCGAATGGTTTGTGGCCGAAGCGGACGAGAGCGATGGCTCACTTGTAAATTTCCACCCCGAGATTGCCATCATCACCAACGTGGAACTCGACCATACGGATTACTACGAGAACCTTGAGCAGGTTTACAATGTTTTCTTGGCTCACCTGAAAAACATAAAGGCCGGCGGGTCGGTCGTGGCATGTGTGGATGATCCCGGCGTGCGAGAAGTTCTGAGCCGCGCGGGGCTCAGCCTCCCACTGCAATCAGGTTGCAGTCGGCTCCCAAACGATGTCCGAGTGATGGGATACGGCACAACCGAAGAAGCGGAGCTGAGGGCTGAAGGAATCGAGAGCAATGGTTTTGGCTATACGTACACGGCTGTTCAAAATGGTGAAAGACTTGGGCGGTTTTCGCTGAACGTTCCAGGTCAACACAATGTCTTAAATTCGCTGGCAGTTATCGCCCTCGGTCGGATCGTCGGGTTGGACACGGAAACGATTGCGCGAGGCATTGCTGCGTTCCGAGGTGTGCGCCGGCGTTTCCAAGTGATCGCGAAAACAGAGCAGGTGACGATCGTGGACGACTATGCGCACCATCCGACGGAACTCAAGGCCACGTTAGCGGCGGCCCGCTCGCTACATGCTGGACGCATTGTGGCGATCTTCCAGCCACATCGCTACTCGCGGACTCAATCGTTGGCCCGAGAATTTGGCGCTGCGTTTCACGATGCCGACGTTGTCGTGCTCACCGATATCTATCCCGCAAGCGAGGACCCGATCGCTGGGGTGACATCCGAGCTCATCTTGCAGGCGCTGGCGGAGAATCACCACCCGGCAGCATTCTACGTGGGGTCGCTTGAAGCAGCCGAGGAGTTTGTTGCCGCAAATGTGCGGCCCGGCGACATGATCCTGACTTTGGGAGCGGGCGATATTACGAAGTGTGGCCCCTCACTGGCTCGGCGTCTTGGGTGCAAGTAGTTGCTTTGTGCGCTCGCGCAACCAAGGGAACTGCAGGTCAATGCAGGTCTGGGCGAAATCTGGGATTTCGCTGGTGAACAAATCCACTGCTTCTTGGAGCAGGTTCTGGCAATCGTTCTCCTGCATCCGGCGAGTGCCGTGCGCCAGAATAGATTTTGACCGGGCGCGCAAAAGCTCTCCCATGACACGGTTCTGCTGAAACCGCAGACCCAAAGGCGCTTCTAAATGAGCGAGAAGTTCATAGGCTTTGCGCATGCCAATGCGAACCGTCCCGTCATCCAGCGAACGCATGGCTTCAAAGCTTGGCCGATAACGCGGCGGGACGCGCCGCGTATCCAAATCGTCGGTGTCGATGCCATAACGGTTGCGTAGCAGCCACTGGGCCAGCATTTCCAACGCCCGATAGAGACGAGCCACGGCATCGTCCATCTTGCCTTCGAAGATGCGCCTCACGGCATTGTTCACCATGTCCGCAAATAGAACCGGGCTGTACTGCTCGGTGGCCTGATCACTGGCCAGTTGTGCAAGCAAAGCCAGCGTTCCGGAATCCACAAGGAACTTGCTCACCGGCTCAAGGGTTCGGGGAACATCTTGCATGCATTCGACGAAGACCGCTGGGTTGAAATTATCCCACGCGTAATAGCCGCAGGCGATCTTGCGCAGGGCTTCGAGAACACTGACATCGTATTCGGAGAGCATTGAGGAATCAATGCGCGCCAGGACATCGGATGCGGATTGAAAACGCAGTTCCTCGATTAAGCGGGTGCCCATCAGCAAATCGCGAAATGCAATGACTGCCTCGGGCCGGGTGGTGATGATGCGGTCCGCGTGGCCAGCGCCCTCATATATGTATCGCAGTTGGTTGCATTGGTTGAATACTGCAGCCAGCACGACGCCGGCACCCATTACTTTCGTGCCGCTGGTATAATTGACCGAAATGTCTGCCGCTGAAAAGCCAGCGCTTAGAAGACGACGAATCGCGTCATTGGTACGTGCAAAAACTTCATTCAGATCATGCGCGGCCTCGAGTTCCAAATACTCCACCTTGCAGCTGGTCAGGTTGGTGCGTTCCAGAATTTTTTGCGCCGGTTGTTTGCTCTCGGGTGAAACGACAAAAATCAGATAGTCGGGAGTAATCGCCATGATCTCCTTGGCGAGCACATCCAAAATGTTTTCGCGTCCCTCAAAAACAGTTCCAACTGTGCAAATCAAAGCTTTCGGCATAAATAACCCACTCTCCACTCTGCCAGTAGCATCTGCAAAGGATGATTGCGTGGCATGCGGGATGCTGCAAGTCAATAGCGCAAAACGTTAAACTCGGGTTTCCTTATTGCATCTTTGTTCGGAGGCTGGAGGATCTATGCCCATGCGATTTATCTACTCGCCAAAGTATGAAGTGGATATTGGCTCGCACGTCTTTCCTACGTGCAAATATCGGTTGGTCCGCGAGCGCCTGCTGGAGGAGGGCCTTGCGCGTGAAGAAGATTTCGTTGAACCGGCCCCAGCAACCCGCGCGCAGCTCGAACTTGCGCACACGCCCGAGTATCTGGAGGATCTCGAACATCTCCGTTGGACAGATCGGACCCGTTTCAGCGAGCTACCGCTGACAAAACCTATTGTGGATGCCTATGTGCTGGCTGCGGGCGGGACCATCCTCGGGGCCCGGATCGCACTGACTGCGCCAGAACGGCTGTGTGTCCATGTCGGCGGCGGCTTCCACCACGCTTTCGCGGATAAGGCAGAGGGGTTTTGCTATATCAACGATATCGCCGTGACCATTCGAGTTATGCAACACGAGCAGTGCATTCGCACCGCCATGGTCGTGGATTGCGATCTACACCAAGGCAACGGGACCGCACGGATTTTCAACAATGACCCGACCGTGTTCACGTTCTCCATTCATCAAGAAAACAATTATCCTCTCAAGGAGCGGTCAGATCTGGATATTGGGCTCGAAGACTTTGCGGGGGACAGCGAGTATTTGAGCGCCCTATCGGAGGGGCTGGAGATTGCATTCTCGCAACACAAGCCTGAGTTGCTTGTCTACGTCGCCGGAGTCGACCCCTACTACGACGACCAGCTGGGAGCTCTAAAACTCACCAAGGAGGGCATGAAGGCCCGTGATGAACTGGTACTTGGCGAGGCTCGCAAACGAGGAATTCCGGCTGTCATCGTCTTTGCGGGCGGCTACGCTCGTAGGCTGAGTGACGTTGTGGAATTGCACACCCAGACGTGCCGCGTGGCCTATGAACTGGCAACTCAAGGTTGATGCGTTAGAGAGGAACCGCGTTTAGATTTTTAGCGTTCGGAATCGAGCGAGTCGCGCTTCCCAAGCATCACCACCGCCATGGCCGCAATCCCCTCCCGCCTACCTATGAATCCAAGACGTTCCATCGTGGTGGCCTTTATGCCAACCCGCTGAGGTTCGATCCCAAGTTCCTTTGCAATTGCCTCACGCATCGCAGGAATGTGGGGGCCCATCTTGGGTTCC
Coding sequences within it:
- a CDS encoding UDP-N-acetylmuramate--alanine ligase encodes the protein MTDGLTIHFVGIGGIGMSGIAHLLLEAGEAVSGSDVKESQQTRELAAKGARIYIGHAAENVHGAREVVVSSAIRPTNPEIIEARRLGIPIRHRSEKLAELLDARRGITIAGTHGKTTTSSMAATLLATAGLNPSYAVGGVINTADSNAAGGGSEWFVAEADESDGSLVNFHPEIAIITNVELDHTDYYENLEQVYNVFLAHLKNIKAGGSVVACVDDPGVREVLSRAGLSLPLQSGCSRLPNDVRVMGYGTTEEAELRAEGIESNGFGYTYTAVQNGERLGRFSLNVPGQHNVLNSLAVIALGRIVGLDTETIARGIAAFRGVRRRFQVIAKTEQVTIVDDYAHHPTELKATLAAARSLHAGRIVAIFQPHRYSRTQSLAREFGAAFHDADVVVLTDIYPASEDPIAGVTSELILQALAENHHPAAFYVGSLEAAEEFVAANVRPGDMILTLGAGDITKCGPSLARRLGCK
- a CDS encoding Deacetylase — protein: MRFIYSPKYEVDIGSHVFPTCKYRLVRERLLEEGLAREEDFVEPAPATRAQLELAHTPEYLEDLEHLRWTDRTRFSELPLTKPIVDAYVLAAGGTILGARIALTAPERLCVHVGGGFHHAFADKAEGFCYINDIAVTIRVMQHEQCIRTAMVVDCDLHQGNGTARIFNNDPTVFTFSIHQENNYPLKERSDLDIGLEDFAGDSEYLSALSEGLEIAFSQHKPELLVYVAGVDPYYDDQLGALKLTKEGMKARDELVLGEARKRGIPAVIVFAGGYARRLSDVVELHTQTCRVAYELATQG
- a CDS encoding Glycosyltransferase, with the translated sequence MPTNNWFRVPLRRFRIPPTEPTSSWRWRISTCRATREKQGVAQMTRLLFPTTDFLPKLSGVATVGWGQAAGLARLGHEVRVDTLDFGPLPPALEIPQGLEICAHSIRTRAILRLVPIAQMVRRAIREYRPDCLYSTTYRGLGPVLALMAGKAGLRFALYIHGTELFTENRNLLRRKLMEYTFGRASLLLTNSENTKRLIHEFFPRIQTPVVALHPGIELEKYDSPQVFEQAKELRARWLETCRASKDALILLTAARVTREKGIHLVMEALASLHKTLPRTVLYIICGSGPDLEALKRLAKELEVDRCTLFEGAISPLQLPARYRAADIYVQPSNFDSFGISLVEAQYCGLPCVATRVGGIPEAVLDGQSALLVPLNDQAALQNALRTVIENDELRARMGEAGRKHAAQFSWDVHAQRLSQLLEAWCIPSLERTAR